One Candidatus Nitronauta litoralis genomic window, GCTACCACCTTTTACGTGATCGCCAATTTTTACATCAATTTTAGAATCGGCAGGTAAGAAAATGTCGGTTCGCGACCCAAATCTGATGAGGCCAAAGCGTTCCCCCGTTTCCATCGTTTGGCCTTCCCGAACCCAACAGACTATACGCCTTGCAATTAACCCAGCTATTTGTTTCACAAGTACAGAGTGGGGGCCGGTTTCAATTAACAGAGCGTTTTGCTCGTTATCCAGAGATGCCTTATGACTGGCGGCATTCAGGAACTTCCCTTTATTATACCGTATTGCCAGAATTCTGCCTGGAACCGGGACTCGATTAACATGAACATTAAACACATTGAGAAAAACGCTGATTCTGACCGAAGGCTGGGTTAATAGAGGGTCAGTATCGTCCTGGATTTCGACCACCTTGCCGTCTGCCGGAGAAACAACCAGACCTGGCTCAGTGGGGATCTGCCGCTCCGGATCACGAAAAAAGTTCACCACGAACAGCAGAGCCAGGAAACTTAAACCTGCAGGGATGATCCAGTTCAACCAAAAGAACAGAACTGTGACTGCAAGAAGTGGCAGAATAAAACGGTAGCCATCACCGGCGATAGGAATACGCATGCTTTATAGATTACTGAAGTTTTTTGCCGACGAACGGCATCATTTTGCGTAATTTTTCTCCGACCACTTCGATGGTATGCTCTGAATCCCGTTTCATCTTGGCGTTCATAACGGGCTGGTTGGCCTGATTTTCCAGAATGAACTCGCGGGCGAATTCACCGCTCTGAATTTCACCCAGGATTTTCTTCATCTCCTTGCGGGTTTCTTCAGTGATAATCCTCGGTCCCCTGGTCACATCTCCATATGCTGCGGTGGTACTGATCGAATAACGCATATTGCCAATACCTCCTTCATAAATCAGGTCGACAATAAGTTTGAGTTCATGCAGGCATTCAAAGTATGCCAGTTCGGGATTATACCCGGCGTCTACAAGGGTGTCGAATCCAGCGCGGATAAGTTCAGTAACACCTCCGCAAAGAACAGCCTGTTCTCCGAAAAGATCGGTTTCGGTCTCTTCACGGAAAGTTGTTTCAAGAACTCCGGCACGCGTTCCGCCGATTCCCTTGGCATAGGCGAGGGCGATTTTCTTGGCATTTTTGGTCGCATCCTGGTGAATGGCCATAAGGCATGGAACACCGGCTCCTTGCTCGTACGTTCTTCTAACCAGATGTCCGGGACCCTTGGGAGCTACCATGAATACATCAACATTTTCGGGTGGGACAACTTGACCAAAATGAATATTGAAACCATGTCCAAAGGCGATAGCATTTCCCTTTTTAAGATACGGTTCAATCTCGGAAACATAAAGTGCGCGTTGTTTGTCGTCCGGCACAAGAATCATCATGATATCGGCCGCTTTAGCTGCTTCTGCGACGGTTTTAACAGTCAGGCCGTCATTCTGCGCGCGTTTCCAATACTTACTTTCCTTACGTAGGCCAACGATGACTTTCAGTCCACTGTCATGAAGGTTACGTGCGTGGGCATGCCCCTGGCTACCATAACCGATGATGGCGATAGTTTTCTTTTTAAGAATTTTGA contains:
- a CDS encoding phosphatidylserine decarboxylase family protein, yielding MRIPIAGDGYRFILPLLAVTVLFFWLNWIIPAGLSFLALLFVVNFFRDPERQIPTEPGLVVSPADGKVVEIQDDTDPLLTQPSVRISVFLNVFNVHVNRVPVPGRILAIRYNKGKFLNAASHKASLDNEQNALLIETGPHSVLVKQIAGLIARRIVCWVREGQTMETGERFGLIRFGSRTDIFLPADSKIDVKIGDHVKGGSSILGKLPEGS
- the ilvC gene encoding ketol-acid reductoisomerase, giving the protein MGKAYYNKDADIKILKKKTIAIIGYGSQGHAHARNLHDSGLKVIVGLRKESKYWKRAQNDGLTVKTVAEAAKAADIMMILVPDDKQRALYVSEIEPYLKKGNAIAFGHGFNIHFGQVVPPENVDVFMVAPKGPGHLVRRTYEQGAGVPCLMAIHQDATKNAKKIALAYAKGIGGTRAGVLETTFREETETDLFGEQAVLCGGVTELIRAGFDTLVDAGYNPELAYFECLHELKLIVDLIYEGGIGNMRYSISTTAAYGDVTRGPRIITEETRKEMKKILGEIQSGEFAREFILENQANQPVMNAKMKRDSEHTIEVVGEKLRKMMPFVGKKLQ